One segment of Candidatus Polarisedimenticolaceae bacterium DNA contains the following:
- a CDS encoding molybdopterin cofactor-binding domain-containing protein, with protein sequence NPEPRIHEYGEEGNVHKRVHFKFGDLDGGFAEADRVFEDVFFFQGNTHLPLEQHASIAAVDPDGKLTIWSSTQVPHYLHRALARALELPAAHIRVIACPNGGGFGGKTDPFNHEIVVAKAARILGRPVKVALTREEVFYCHRGRHPVLMKFRTGVRNDGSITAMSLKTLIDGGAYGSYGVASTFYTGALQTVTYRIPKYRFEACRMFTNKPPCGPKRGHGTPQPRFGQEVQLDKIAEALALDPAELRLRIVEKDGTTTANWMYVNTIGLAECIRSVVRRSDWTSRFRKLPHGKGLGLACSSYLSGAGLPIYWNKLPHSGVQLKLDRSGGVTVFCGATEVGQGSDDVLVNCVAEVLGIHPFDIRQITGDTDLTPVDLGSYSSRVTLMMGNAAIQAAERARDLLAEAAAEKLGVPKSKLVFAERRVFDSENPDKGVTFQEAVILAEAKFGTLGTTGSYTPPRAPGKYKGGGVGPSPTYSYTACVVEVDVDPVTGWVHVPKVWIAHDIGRALNPVLARGQVEGSVYMGLGEALMEEQTFRRLPPKLSHALVHKFPSMLEYKSLTSLDMPEVDTELIEIPDPRGPFGAKEVGQGPLLPIMPAVANAVYDAVGVRIDEVPITPEKILKALDDKAKGRPARYGPDAFPDIQYPEAMDVPTPWDGGDGDAINDPERKKSAKLAAKP encoded by the coding sequence GAACCCCGAGCCGCGCATCCACGAATACGGCGAAGAGGGGAACGTCCACAAGCGCGTCCACTTCAAGTTCGGCGACCTCGACGGCGGGTTCGCCGAGGCCGACCGCGTCTTCGAGGACGTCTTTTTCTTCCAGGGGAACACCCACCTGCCGCTGGAGCAGCACGCCTCCATCGCCGCGGTCGATCCCGACGGCAAGCTCACGATCTGGTCCTCGACGCAGGTCCCCCACTACCTGCACCGCGCCCTCGCGCGCGCGCTGGAGCTTCCCGCCGCCCACATCCGCGTGATCGCCTGCCCCAACGGCGGCGGCTTCGGCGGCAAGACCGACCCGTTCAACCACGAGATCGTGGTCGCGAAGGCGGCGAGGATCCTCGGCCGGCCGGTGAAGGTCGCGTTGACCCGCGAGGAGGTCTTCTACTGCCACCGCGGCCGCCACCCCGTGCTCATGAAGTTCAGGACCGGGGTCAGGAACGACGGCTCGATCACCGCGATGTCGCTGAAGACCCTGATCGACGGCGGCGCGTACGGCTCGTACGGCGTCGCCTCGACCTTCTATACCGGCGCCCTGCAGACCGTCACCTACCGGATCCCGAAGTACCGCTTCGAGGCCTGCCGGATGTTCACGAACAAGCCGCCGTGCGGCCCCAAGCGCGGGCACGGGACCCCGCAGCCCCGCTTCGGCCAGGAGGTCCAGCTCGACAAGATCGCCGAGGCGCTTGCCCTCGACCCCGCGGAGCTGCGCCTGCGCATCGTCGAGAAGGACGGGACGACCACCGCGAACTGGATGTACGTGAACACGATCGGCCTCGCGGAGTGCATCCGCTCGGTCGTGCGCCGGTCGGACTGGACGAGCCGCTTCCGCAAGCTCCCGCACGGGAAGGGGCTCGGCCTGGCGTGCTCGTCGTATCTCTCGGGCGCGGGCCTTCCGATCTACTGGAACAAGCTCCCGCACTCCGGGGTGCAGCTCAAGCTCGATCGTTCGGGGGGCGTGACCGTCTTCTGCGGCGCGACGGAGGTCGGCCAGGGCTCCGACGACGTGCTCGTGAACTGCGTCGCGGAGGTCCTCGGGATCCACCCCTTCGACATCCGCCAGATCACCGGCGACACCGACCTCACCCCGGTCGACCTCGGGTCGTACTCCTCGCGCGTCACCCTGATGATGGGGAACGCCGCGATCCAGGCCGCCGAGCGCGCGAGAGACCTGCTCGCCGAAGCGGCCGCCGAGAAGCTCGGCGTCCCGAAGAGCAAGCTCGTCTTCGCCGAGCGCCGCGTCTTCGACTCCGAGAACCCCGACAAGGGCGTGACCTTCCAGGAAGCGGTGATCCTCGCCGAGGCGAAGTTCGGAACGCTGGGAACGACCGGCTCGTACACCCCGCCGCGCGCCCCCGGGAAATACAAGGGCGGCGGCGTCGGCCCCTCGCCGACCTACAGCTACACCGCCTGCGTCGTCGAGGTGGACGTCGATCCCGTGACCGGCTGGGTCCACGTCCCCAAGGTCTGGATCGCCCACGACATCGGACGCGCGCTGAACCCCGTGCTCGCGCGCGGCCAGGTCGAGGGGTCGGTCTACATGGGGCTGGGCGAGGCGCTGATGGAGGAGCAGACCTTCCGCCGCCTGCCGCCGAAGCTCTCCCACGCCCTCGTGCACAAGTTCCCCTCGATGCTCGAGTACAAGAGCCTCACGTCGCTCGACATGCCCGAGGTCGATACCGAGCTGATCGAGATCCCCGACCCGCGCGGCCCCTTCGGCGCGAAGGAGGTCGGCCAGGGGCCGCTCCTTCCGATCATGCCGGCGGTCGCGAACGCGGTGTACGACGCCGTCGGCGTGCGGATCGACGAGGTGCCGATCACGCCGGAGAAGATCCTCAAGGCCCTCGACGACAAGGCCAAGGGCCGCCCGGCGCGTTACGGACCGGACGCCTTCCCCGACATCCAGTACCCCGAGGCGATGGACGTCCCGACGCCCTGGGACGGCGGCGACGGCGACGCGATCAACGACCCCGAGCGGAAGAAGTCCGCGAAGCTGGCGGCCAAGCCATGA
- a CDS encoding FAD binding domain-containing protein, with amino-acid sequence MMRLPRFRYVAPHTIDEAAAILAGHAPGEAMLLAGGTDLLPNMKRRQQTPKTVVALRNVAALRTVVNGKGLTIGSGVTLTDLADDARIQRHYTGLYQAASQVATPHIQNMATIGGNLCLDTRCNYYDQNYEWRQAIGFCMKKEGDTCWVAPGSERCLAVSSTDTAPMLMALGAKVKLVSKSEGERVVALNDLYRNDGIHYLTRRPDEILTQVLLDDATGWKSVYWKLRRRGSFDFPVLSVAAAVKLAKDGTVEAARLVLGAVASRPLDCPEAAASLVGKQLDDGVLAAAADRAFPLAKPMDNTDFVLHWRKRVSKEFVTYALRELRGDDMRETRRKIGRQDLLVIG; translated from the coding sequence ATGATGCGACTCCCCCGATTCCGCTACGTCGCGCCGCACACGATCGACGAGGCGGCGGCGATCCTCGCGGGGCACGCCCCCGGCGAAGCGATGCTCCTCGCGGGAGGCACCGATCTCCTGCCGAACATGAAGCGCCGCCAGCAGACTCCCAAGACGGTCGTCGCGCTGCGCAACGTCGCCGCGCTCCGGACCGTCGTGAACGGGAAGGGACTCACAATCGGCTCGGGGGTCACCCTCACCGACCTCGCCGACGACGCGCGGATCCAGAGGCACTACACCGGGCTCTACCAGGCCGCGAGCCAGGTGGCCACACCGCACATCCAGAACATGGCGACGATCGGCGGCAACCTGTGCCTGGACACCCGCTGCAACTACTACGACCAGAACTACGAGTGGCGGCAGGCGATCGGCTTCTGCATGAAGAAGGAAGGGGACACGTGCTGGGTCGCGCCGGGGAGCGAGCGTTGCCTCGCCGTCTCCTCGACCGACACCGCCCCGATGCTGATGGCCCTCGGCGCGAAGGTGAAGCTCGTCTCGAAGTCCGAGGGTGAACGGGTCGTCGCGCTCAACGACCTCTACCGCAACGACGGGATCCACTACCTCACCCGCCGCCCCGACGAGATCCTGACGCAGGTCCTGCTCGACGACGCCACGGGATGGAAAAGCGTCTACTGGAAGCTCCGCCGCCGCGGGTCGTTCGACTTCCCGGTACTCTCCGTCGCCGCGGCCGTGAAGCTCGCGAAGGACGGGACCGTCGAGGCCGCGCGCCTCGTGCTGGGCGCCGTGGCGTCCCGCCCGCTCGACTGCCCCGAGGCCGCCGCGTCGCTCGTCGGGAAGCAACTCGACGACGGCGTCCTCGCGGCCGCGGCCGACCGTGCGTTCCCCCTCGCGAAGCCGATGGACAACACCGACTTCGTGCTCCACTGGCGCAAACGCGTCTCCAAGGAGTTCGTCACCTACGCGCTGCGCGAGCTGCGCGGGGACGACATGAGGGAGACGCGGAGGAAGATCGGGAGGCAGGATCTGCTGGTGATCGGGTAG